In a genomic window of Paroedura picta isolate Pp20150507F chromosome 14, Ppicta_v3.0, whole genome shotgun sequence:
- the CCNE1 gene encoding G1/S-specific cyclin-E1, producing the protein MPCKSDLKDKKTPTEDEGGADSATRTRKRKADVAIFLHDPDEEISTVEMSKKKQNESQPSSQFEAHEHPHMLIPTPDKDDELASPNFSSFMHQRLVSARASPLPALGWANRDEVWKNMICKEQAYVRDKQYMQRHPLLQPKMRVILLDWLMEVCEVYKLHRETFYLAQDFFDRFMATQHNVVKTLLQLIGISSLFIAAKLEEIYPPKLHQFAYVTDGACTEDEILSMELLVMKALNWNLSPLTVVSWLNIYMQVAYLNDICEVLLPRYPQQIFVQISELLDLCVLDIGCLEYTYGILAASALYHFSSCELMQKVSGYELCDIEDCVKWMVPFALAIREVGSSALKHFRGVPEEDLHNIQTHIDTFDLLDKAEAKRVTVAEKNRISPVPSGVLTPPQSSKKLSLTSQQM; encoded by the exons ATGCCTTGCAAGAG TGACCTCAAGGACAAGAAAACTCCCACCGAAGATGAAGGGGGTGCTGACTCGGCCACCCGAACTCGCAAAAGAAAAGCTGATGTTGCAATT tttttACATGATCCAGATGAAGAGATATCTACGGTGGAAATGTCGAAGAAGAAACAGAATGAAAGCCAG CCATCCTCCCAGTTTGAGGCCCATGAACATCCCCATATGTTGATCCCGACACCAGACAAAGATGATGAGCTGGCAAGTCCAAACTTCTCCTCCTTCATGCATCAAAGGCTGGTTTCAGCTAGAGCGTCACCATTGCCTGCATTGGG cTGGGCAAATAGAGATGAAGTGTGGAAAAACATGATCTGCAAAGAACAGGCATATGTGAGGGACAAACAATATATGCAAAGGCACCCTCTCTTGCAACCTAAAATGCGGGTAATTCTCCTTGACTGGTTAATGGAG GTCTGTGAGGTCTACAAACTCCACAGAGAGACATTTTACTTGGCACAAGACTTCTTTGATCGGTTCATGGCGACACAACACAATGTTGTAAAGACACTTCTGCAACTTATTGGGATTTCTTCTTTATTTATAGCTGCAAAGCTTGAG GAAATCTATCCCCCAAAGCTGCATCAGTTTGCATATGTTACAGATGGAGCTTGTACAGAAGATGAAATCCTTAGCATGGAGCTGCTTGTGATGAAG GCACTTAATTGGAATTTGAGTCCCCTGACGGTTGTATCCTGGTTAAACATATACATGCAAGTTGCCTACCTAAATGACATTTGTGAAGTGCTGCTACCACGATATCCCCAACAAATATTTGTACAAATATCAGAG CTTTTGGATCTTTGTGTGCTAGACATTGGCTGTTTAGAGTATACATACGGCATTCTGGCTGCTTCTGCCTTGTATCACTTTTCTTCCTGTGAGCTGATGCAGAAAGTTTCAG GTTATGAATTGTGTGACATAGAAGATTGTGTAAAGTGGATGGTTCCTTTTGCACTGGCCATCAGGGAGGTGGGAAGCTCAGCACTCAAACATTTCAGAGGCGTTCCTGAAGAAGATTTGCACAACATACAAACGCACATAGACACCTTTGATTTGTTG GATAAAGCTGAAGCGAAACGGGTCACGGTGGCTGAGAAAAACCGGATATCACCTGTACCTAGTGGGGTCCTCACCCCACCGCAGAGCAGTAAAAAACTGTCTTTAACATCTCAGCAAATGTGA